In Hemicordylus capensis ecotype Gifberg chromosome 13, rHemCap1.1.pri, whole genome shotgun sequence, a single window of DNA contains:
- the FAHD1 gene encoding acylpyruvase FAHD1, mitochondrial, producing MASSKPLARFWEWGRNIICVGRNYADHAKEMKNAIPMEPLFFLKPSSAYVREGSPIVQPYYCNVLHHEVELGVVIGKRAQAVPQEAAMEHVAGYALCLDMTARDTQDECKKKGLPWTLAKGFSTSCPVSDFVPKEKIPDPHQLKIWLKVNGDLRQVGDTSTMIFTIPYIIHYISAILTLEEGDIILTGSPKGVSALHENDEIEAGIQGVLSMRFRVAEQKCRP from the coding sequence ATGGCTTCTTCCAAGCCTTTGGCCAGGttctgggagtggggcaggaacATCATCTGTGTGGGAAGGAATTATGCTGACCATGCCAAAGAGATGAAGAACGCCATTCCCATGGAACCCCTCTTCTTCCTCAAGCCCTCCTCGGCCTACGTCAGGGAAGGCTCTCCCATCGTCCAGCCTTACTACTGCAACGTGCTGCACCACGAGGTGGAACTGGGGGTGGTGATCGGGAAGAGAGCTCAGGCAGTTCCCCAGGAAGCGGCAATGGAGCATGTGGCAGGCTACGCCCTCTGCTTGGACATGACTGCCAGGGATACCCAAGACGAGTGTAAGAAGAAAGGGCTTCCTTGGACCCTGGCCAAAGGATTCAGCACCTCCTGCCCAGTCAGTGACTTTGTGCCCAAGGAGAAAATCCCAGATCCGCACCAGCTGAAGATCTGGCTGAAGGTCAATGGCGACTTGCGGCAAGTTGGGGACACGTCAACCATGATCTTCACCATTCCCTACATCATCCACTACATCAGTGCAATCCTCACGCTGGAAGAAGGTGACATCATTCTTACCGGGAGCCCCAAAGGggtgtctgctttgcatgagaATGATGAGATAGAAGCTGGGATCCAGGGGGTTCTGAGCATGCGGTTTCGGGTCGCAGAGCAGAAATGCCGGCCTTGA